Within Runella rosea, the genomic segment TCGACATACCGATGGCCCAGCCTGGAATCTGCCCCGAGGCGGTAGTAAACTGCTCGGCGTTGTTGCTGCTTTCCCGGCTGTTTTTGCGGGAAAAATACACACCAACGCCCACCATTCCGGCTAAATACAATAAAATGATGGCGACATCAATAAGGGGAAGGTTCTTCATGATTTGGGTCTGAGTGCTAAAGCACGATTATTTGTTATTCGTTAATTGTATATCCGTCTAGTGGTGTTCCGAAAATCTGTTTTCTAGTCACGCAATCCTTAATACCTTTTTTTATTCGATTAAGACTATTTATAACTTAAAATACTGCATACAAGAAATAGCCTCATTCGCCCAAAGGCAAGTACTGTTTCTATCCAACTCAGGAAGACCCATGAGCACCTCAATTACTCCCACGCTACTCCAAAAATTAAAAAATGGTCAAAATGTGTACGGAACGTGCATTACGTCTACCGCACCCATGTGGCCCGCCGCCATCCAGCGCACGGGCGTTGATTTTGTGTTTATTGATACCGAGCACATCCCGCTCGACCGCGCCGAATTGGCCAAAATGTGTCAGATTTTCAGGGCATTGGGCATTACGCCCATCGTGCGGATTCCTGAGCCCAACCCTTTTTTAGCCTGTCAGGTGATTGACGGCGGCGCGTTGGGCGTCGTAGCGCCTTATTTAGAATCAACCGCCCAAATTCAGGAGTTGGTGGGAGCCGTTAAATTTCGACCACTCAAGGGAGAAAAATTACAGAATTACCTGACGGGTGTCGAAGAAATGACGCCTGAATTAAAACAATACATCTCCAACCACAACGCCGCCAATCTTTGCATCGCCAACATCGAGAGCGTGCCCGCGTTGGAGCGTCTAGACGAACTATTGTCGGTGCCTGGATTGGATGCGGTGTTTATCGGTCCGCACGATTTGTCGGTGAGTTTGGGCCTGCCTGAGGAGTATGACCATCCCGACTTTGAAGCGGCCGTCCGTAGCATTATTCACCAAACCCGCGCCAAAGGGCTTTCCATTGGCATTCACTTTTCGCTGGAGCCAGCGCGCCAAATCCAATGGATGAAAGAAGGAGCCAACATTGTGGTACACAGTTTTGACGTGGCGCTTTTCAGTCAACGATTACAACATGATTTGAGCATCATCAAACAGGCTGCTGGAGATAGCCCAAACGCTGATACTACCACCTCTCTGACGGTTTAAGAATTTACAAATGCATAAAAACAATTGTCCGAACTGGTAATCTTCCCTTTTTTTGACCTTTATGTAGTCGGCTAGGAATCTTAGAAGTTTAAACAAAATGGAGCATAAAAAAATGGAACAAATCAAATGGGGGATGATTGGCTGCGGTAACGTAACCGAAAAAAAGAGTGGCCCAGCATTTAGCAAAGTCCCCAATTCGTCATTGGTGGCCGTCATGGGCCGTAGCGCCGAAAAAGCCGCCGACTACGCCCAACGCCACGGCGTATCTAAGTGGTACACCAACGTTGATGAGTTAATCAACGACCCCGAGGTCAATGCCATCTACATCGCCACGCCGCCCGACGTGCACCTTGACTACGCCACCCGAGCCATGAAGGCGGGCAAAGCTGTGTACGTGGAAAAACCCATGGCACGCAACGCCGCTGAATGCGAGGCCATGAATCAGGTCAGTCGCGAAACGGGCGTGCCGCTTTTTGTGGCATATTACCGTCGTACGTTGCCTTATTTTGTAAAACTTAAAGAACTAATCGACCAAAAAGTTATCGGTGACATTCGGTTGGTAACGGTGCAAATCCATTATAATCCCTACGCCGAAGAAATAGGCGAAGACGCGCGCCCACGCTGGCGCGTAGACCCCGCTATTTCGGGCGGCGGTCACTTTCATGACTTAGCATCTCACCAGTTTGATTTTCTGGAATACGTGCTCGGCCCCGTAAAATTGGCGCAGGGAATTTCTCGCAATCAGGCGGGATTGTACGAAGCCGACGACATCACCGTCGCCAATTTTGAGTTTGAATCGGGTGTGTTGGGCACAGGAAGCTGGTGCTATACGCTCAACCCAGAGCAACGCATCGACGAGTCTCAACTCATTGGTTCTAAAGGAAAAATCACCTTTTCTTTTTTCGAACGGTTTACCATTAAAGTAGAAACCGCCGATGGCACCGACGAGTACTTGATTCCTTATCCTGAACACGTACAACAACCTTTGATCGAAACGATTGTGCAGCAATTGCGTGGTGAAGGCCAATGCCCAAGCACAGGCGAAACGGGCGCCCGCGCCAACGCCCTCATGGACCAAATTACGCATCAATAACCCACCATTCATTGTGAAAAAAAGGTATTTAATTACTGCGATTTTTCTGGCAAATGTCGCTCTTATGGCGCAGACGCAAAAAAAATCGCCACCAACTCCACCGTTGGCCCGGCCCAAACTGGTAGTGGGGATTGTGGTCGACCAGATGCGCTATGATTATTTGTATCGTTTTTACGACAAATACAGCGAAGGTGGATTTAAACGGCTACTCAACGGCGGGTTCAACTGCCGTAACAATCATTATCATTACGCCCTGACGGTGACAGCAGCGGGCCACGCGGCCATTTATACGGGCTCTATTCCGGCCATCAACGGCATTGTAGGCAATGACTGGTACGATACCTATACCGACAAAAGCGTGTATTGCGTCGAAGATACGACCGTTAAAATCGTGGGCAGTACCAATACTTCGGCGGGCAAGATGTCGCCGCGCAACCTGCTCACCAGCACCGTAACCGACCAACTACGGATTGCCAATAATTTCCGTTCTAAAACCATCGGCGTAGCCATCAAAGACCGAGGCTCTATTTTACCCGCTGGCCATACCGCCACGGGCGCGTATTGGTACGATTCCAAAACGGGCAACTGGGTCACGAGTACGTTTTATGCCAACGAGTTGCCCAAATGGGCGAGTGATTTTAATGCCCGAAAACTCCCCGCCGAATACACCAAAAACGGTTGGAAAACGCTTTTGCCCATTGAAAGCTACATCGAAAGTACACCCGACGACCAACCCTACGAAACCAAACTCGCGGGCGCGGCCAAACCCGTTTTTCCTTATGAGTTGGTCGGACAGGCAGGCAGTGCTTTTGGGGCCGTGACTTCTACGCCTTGGGGCAATACCATGACCAAAGACATGGCCATTGCGGCCCTAAAAGGCGAAAATCTCGGCAAAGGTAAAGACACGGACTTTTTGGCCATCAGCTTTTCCACCCCCGACCGCATCGGCCACGCGTTTGGGCCGAATTCCGTAGAGCAGGAAGATATTTACTTACGTCTTGACTTAGAATTTGCCGATTTGCTCTCGACGCTGGACGCGTGGGTGGGCAAGGATAACTACACCGTTTTTCTCAGCGCCGACCACGGAGCCATGGATGTGCCCGCGTTTTGGCAAGAGCATAAATTGCCCGCAGGTCTGATTGACGTGAATGTATTGTACGCTACCCTCAAGAAAGCGTTGAATGATACCTTTGGCGATGGAAAATACATTGTCGGTAGTGAAAACTACCAACTGTATTTTAACAAATCTTTGTTGAAAGAAAAGAAAATTTCGCAGGAAACCGCTTATCAAGTCGTGCGTGAAGCGCTGTTGCCGATGCCCGGCATTGCCGACGTAATTAACCTGAAAAGCCTTCATACTGCTGATTTGAATTCGTACCAGTTAGAACTTTATAAAAACAACGTCAACGTCAAACGCAGCGGCGATGTGCAGATTGTGGTGCAGTCGGGTTGGTTTGCGGGCGACGGCATCGGTACCGACCACGGCACCCCGCACAATTATGATACGCACGTCCCTTTTGTGCTCTATGGTTGGGGCGTGAAGCAGGGAGAAACCCTCCGCCGTACCACCATCGCCGATATTGCCCCCACCCTTTCGGCTTTGTTGCACATTTTGCCACCCAGCGGCAACGTCGGAAACCCCGTGATGGAAGCCCTTAGATGAAGCTTTATTAAAAATACCCGATTTGTGAATTAAGCATTTGATAATAAACGAAATTATAAAATCAGCGGCCTATAGAGTAAGTTTGACTTTTAAACCCATACGATTTCGTCTCCTCACGTTTCTAATAACCAACCCCTATGAAAAGTCTTTCTCTTTGTTTTATGCTTGCCTGCGGACTGATTGCTTTTGTCGGCAATGCCCAAACCCATAAGCCTTACACGCCTACGCGTTTTCCCGACCGCCTTATTTTGGGCTGGCAAGGCAATCCCGCCACTTCTCAATCCGTCAATTGGCGCACCGATTCATCGGTGGTGGGAGCCGTTGGGGCCATTCATGAAGCCGATGCGAGTCCTGATTTTGTCAAAAAAGCCACCATTGTTCCAGCGGTTACCGAAAAAGTACTCATTGAAGGAAAGCAGATTTTATACCATTCGGTCCACTTCAAAGACCTCAAACCCGATACCAAATACAGCTATCGCGTAGGTGCGGGTGACGAATGGAGTGAATGGTTTCATTTTAAAACCGCTAAAGACCAACCCGCTCCATTTTCGTTTTTCTACTTTGGCGATGCCCAAAACGACCTGCGTTCGCTGTGGTCACGGGCCATTCGCGGGGCGTATTCGGCCTTTCCTTCGGTGCAGTTTATGCTTCATGCGGGCGATTTAATCAATAACTCCAACGCCGATTGGCAATGGGGCGAGTGGTTTGAAGCAGGCGGCTGGATCACGGGTATGGTGCCGACCTTGGCCACGCCCGGCAATCACGAGTATTTTAAAGATGCCACCGGCAAAGCCCGCGTGTCGATGCACTGGCGGCCGTCGTTTGTCTTGCCCGAAAACGGCCCCGATAAACTGAAAGAGACCGCTTATTATTTTGATTACCAAGGCGTTCGCTTCATTTCGCTGGACTCGCAGGGAGCCTTATTGGATTCTACCGTAATGGACGCACAGGCCGAATGGCTGGTGGGCGTATTGAGCAATAACCCTAACAAATGGACCGTGGCGGTGCATCACCACCCCATTTATTCAACGGCCAACGGACGCAACAACGACGAATGGCGCGTGAAAATGGAGCCGATCTATAAAAAATACAACGTCGATCTGGTCTTGCAGGGCCACGACCACACCTACGGACGGGGGCTGAATATGCCTTTGGGACAGAGCCGCAAATACCCCGACGGACCCATTTACGTGGTATCGGTGAGCGGGCCTAAAATGTACACGATCGGTTTGCAGGATTGGATGGACCGCGCCGCTTCCAACACGCAGTTGTACCAGATCATTTCCGTGGATGGCAACAAGCTTTCTTACAAATCATACACCGTGACGGGTGAATTGTACGATGTGTTTGACTTAACCAAAAATGCCAAGGGCCGCAATACGCTCACCGACAAATCGCCTACCTTGGCTCCCGAGCGACTGGCCTTGCCGGAAACCTACCTCAACCGATTTACGCCCGAGCAAATCAAGGAATACGAAAACCGATTTAAGGAATACAAAGCGCGGAAAGAAGGCAAGAAGTAAGTTTTATTTATTCAAGGCAAAAGCAATTGGGTAGACCAATTGCTTTTGCCTTTTTCGTTTTTTACTTTCGTAAAATTACCAGAATAAGGCATTTAGAGCGTTCATCCGTTGAGTTCAGAGCGAGAAAGTTCGGTCATTCAAGGTTGATTTTGCGGAGGAAAAACAATAGAACGACAGCAAACGGTTATAAGCGATAAAAAACTACTAAGTAGCGTATATACAGATGTTGGCGGTAATCTTAAAAAAATATGCACAGACTATTAACCTTGATATTATTTTTGTTTTTCACCTCAACTTATGGACAAGCTGTACATACTAACTTGACAATTAGTGGTAATTTAAAAGTAATTTTTGGGTTAAGTTTACAAGTACCAAATGAAGCGACAATCGAACTTTTGCCAAACCTTAAAATAGTAACTACCGACAGTTTAGGACATTTTCAATTTGGTGGACTTTCAAGCGGTACTTATAAACTTCGTGTACTTGATTACAACTTTAAACCAGAGGAATTTAGTTTTGAACTGAAATCTGAATCAATAACGGAACTGAAAATTATTGTTAACGCTGACTGTGAAGTCAATAAGAAAGTTGCAGAATCTGACATCAAAAACGGTAAACCAAGATTACTTTTATGCGGTGGAATAGCCCCAGTATTTTATTCTGACCAGTCAAAAACTGAGAAAAAGTATAAATTTGAGTATTTTGATTTTGGTTGTGTTTCACCTCCGACAGAATGTATAATTAAGTATAACGAAGTGATTTTTGACTATTTTGACAAAAAATATGGACGACAATGGCGAGGACAAGTAAGAAAGGACATTGTTGGATTGAAATAAAGACTACCGCCAACATCGGTTTGGCAATATGGCGGCTGAAGTGCTTCTATAAAACATTTGTACAAGGTTCAACGGCAGTAATTCTACTGAACATTTGTGCTAAAATCCGCCACATCGCCAAGCCGTTTCTCGTTAGCAGTCATGCTATGACGACAGTGCAAACCTTAAACTGACTGCAAGAAATGGACAACGACAGAATAGAAAATAATCCTTCTTACAAGAAATTCAAGAAAGACCTTGAAGGTGCAGAAGCAATTCATAATTTGGCAAAATTTTTATCATTCTTTGGACTTAAAAACAAAGAATTGAATGAAGCGTTTAGCACTCTTCCAGGCATGAAAAAACAATTAGAACTTCTATCAAAAAGCCCTGACAAGTTTAACGACCATTATGCACAAAGAGGTTGGATTGCACACGAATCAATGAACTCTGACTTAATGCTTACTTCAATTGAGTTGGCTGACAAAGGACTAATTGATGTAGCAGAGCAGGAACTAATCAACTACTATTCTTCTGACAAAATACAGTGGCTTATTCATCAGCTTAAAGGCGTTGAAGCTTTTTCAAACAGATATAATTTCTTCTTGCTTGCATACGAAGACACTTTAGCAGAACGCTATCATGCAGTTGTTCCTGTTTTATTGATGATGATTGACGGTGCAGTTAACGATATTGACAAAGGCAAAGGGTTCTTTGCCGACAAGACAAATTTAACAGCCTGGGACTCAATTGCAGCCCACAGCAGTGGATTGACGGCACTCAAAGAAGTATTTAGTGACGGTAGACATAAAACTACTAAAGAAGAAATTACACTTCCGTATAGACACGGTATCCTTCACGGTAGAGATTTGGGATATGCAAATAAAACTGTAACCGCTAAGTGTTGGGCTGCACTTTTTGCAATCAAAGATTGGGCGTATGCAGTAAAACAAGGAAAGAAAATTCCACCGCTACCCGAACCTGAATTATCATTTACTGAAAGTTTATCACAACTCAAAAACAGTTTGACTGACTATGCCGAAAGCAAAAAGCGTAACGACCTTGTAGGTAAGAAAGTCGAAGCATGGAAAGCACGACAACTAAATGTTGGCTCTGACATCCTTGAAAAAGGACTATCAACGGACTATAAAGATTTTACACCCGAACAAGAAGCAATAAGGTTTGCAGAGTATTGGACAAAAGGAAATTTTGGAGCAATCTCCAAACAAGTTCATCAGTTTTCAAAGACACCTGTAAACGAAAAAATAGAAGCAGGTAAGACAAGAAAAATTTTTGAAGGCAAAAAATTGCTTGATTATAAAATTGTAAAGGTTGTTGACTGTTCTCCAGCAATCACAGAAGTTACATTAGCAACGACAATAGAGCATGACAACAAACAACACAATAAAGAAATTACCCTGAGATTTATTTACGATGGACCAAAAGGTGAAATTCTAATCTTTGGCGACACAGGCGGACAATGGAGATTTATTGAAAACTTCTTTCATCAAATACAATACATTTATTAATCGGACAGCTAAAAATGAAAGTGTGTAACATAATCGAAAGAAAAGCACGAACCGCTAACAAGGGTTTTGCGTCAGGCGGGCTGAAGTGCAAAATTCAACGGCAGTTTTACAATTTAACATTAGTAATAATATCAGCTTTTGTGCTTCGAAATCCCGCCCGAACGCCAAGCCAAAAAACGTTGACAGCCATTCATTTATGACAAGACTAACTTTAATATTGATACTTATGACTTTTTTGACGAAAGGACAATCAACTCATGACGGACTTATTGGAGTTTATGAGTCAACTTCGAATGGATTTGAAAAATATTCAATTATAATTCTTGACAAGGACAATCGATTCGCATACAAAGCGGGACTTGGAGGTTGTCAAGTTGAAGTAAAAGGAACTTGGATAATTGAGAAGAAAAAACTCAAATTGACTAACGACAATGAGTTCCTGAACAAAGAGACAGTTTATTATCCAAATCTCGGACTAACAACCTGGACTATTACAAGGAATGGAATTAAACCTGACGGATTAGTTGACAGTGGATGTGTCAAGGACGATAAGTTGCACAGGAGAAGATGAACAGCTGCCAACAAAATGTACAAGAAATGTCCCCCAAGTTGTGCGTAGTCTTCCGTAGGGAGACTGCGAACCAAAAATAATCAGAGTGTTTGCAACACGGTGAGTGCGCCAAAAGCCACCAAATACCCTGTTAATCCCTAGTTGTACGTAGTCTTCCGGAGGGAGACTGCGTACAAAAAATAATCAGCCTGTTTGTAACACGGTGAGTACCCCAAAAGCGGCTAATTATTCTTCCAAAAACTGATTTCTTCACTCCAAGCTAGGGAGACTGCAAACGCCAAATAAATAGCCCGAACTAAAAACAATCCTGCTCTTAAACAAGTTGCAACCCTAAAAACCCTTCTCAGAGAAGAGCTATTGTTGGGAAGGTCACATACCTCAAATTTTAGAGAAACGTACTCCTGATCTATTAAAGCCTATAGGCTTTGCCCCAGAAGCAGGTGCTTTTTTTGCATCACCATGCCCGGGTAGTTAACAAAAAAAGATTTACTTTGGCATCCAAACAACTTTAAACAAAAATATGGCATCAGGCTTTTTTGCAATTTTAGACGACATAGCTGCTTTGATGGACGACGTGGCGGTTGCGGCCAAGCTCGCTACCAAAAAAACAGCCGGAATACTTGGTGATGACCTGGCCGTGAATGCCGAAAAATCAACCGGCTTTGTGTCATCCAGAGAAATCCCTGTGTTATGGGCCATTACCAAAGGATCCTTTATTAACAAGTTAATTATCATCCCAATAGCTTTATTGCTGAATATATTTTTACCGACTGCCATTATCGTCATACTCATACTGGGTGGTTTTTACCTCGCCTTTGAAGGTGTAGAAAAAATAGTAGAATACTTCTTTCATAAAAAACAACCTGCCCAACAAGCAGCCATTGGAGAAATGAAAGAGGATGCGGCTTTAGAAAAAACAAAAATAAAATCAGCCGTCACCACCGACTTTATCCTCTCTGTTGAAATCGTTATTATTGCCTTAAGTACGGTTTTAAACAGTAGCTTAATTATGCAAATTTTAACCTTATCGGTGGTTTCCATATTAGCTACTGTGGGTGTTTATGGCATTGTAGCGCTGGTGGTTCGCATGGATGATGTTGGATTTAAGCTGATTGAAAAATCGAAGAAAAAAGGCTTTTTAAACACCCTCGGTCTGTTATTGGTAAGAACGTTACCCGTTGTTATCAAAGTATTTTCGGTGGTAGGAACCATAGCGTTACTACTTGTATCGGGGGGGATATTTGCGCACAACATCGACTATTTACACCACATTTTACCCGAGTGGCCAACCCTCATAAAAGAATTTACTTTTGGTGTGATAGGCGGATTATTGGCTTTGGCTTTAGTGGCTGCTGCTAAAACAATCCTTTCGTTATTTAGAAAAAATACCTGATTCGAATGCCTGTTTTGCCTTTTGAAAATTAAAAACACGTTAAACCCTTATCATCAATAACCTCAATCAAATGAAAAAGAACAACTTATTCGAAGACAAGAGTCTCGAAGAACTCAAAGCGACCAAAGCGAAATACCAAAAAATAGCCGCGGCAGTAGCAGGTCTTATGACCGTAGCTATCATCTTTATTGTGTATGTAGCCATCAAAACTAAAAATTGGGGACAACTGGGTACCCTTGGGGTGATTGGAACATTATTACCTTTATTCATCAGTATCCAAAACTTGGATAAAGAGATCAAAAGAAGGGAACAAAATCTTTAAATGAATGTGCCCCGAAGCGGAGCACAAGCAGAGAGCAGTCAGTTTTTTTCGATATAATGCAAGGCATTATTACTTGATTTACAATCAGTTATCACCTGATCACAACTTTTGACCCTTACTGAAAAATGAAACCCGAAAAAGTAGCCGCTTTTACCGACAATGAGTTACTCAAGCGAAGAAAATTGCTGAAAAGCACCCATACTTTTATCGTAGCCACGGGCATTGTCGCATTATTGGTACTGTGCGTGCTGTTTGGCTATTCTGTTGGCAAAGACGCTGCTACCGGCGGAAAAGGCACTTTTTATTACAAACCATTGATCCCATTTCTTCTGTTTTTTATTATTGGCAACGGGGTTATTACGTCTGAACAAAAATCAATCCACGACGAAATCAAAAAAAGAAACCTAGAGTAACAACAAAAACGAGTACACGGAGAACGGGTAGCGGGTACATGGAGAACGGTTAACGGATAGACAGTTAACAGCCATATTTATTAAAAAAAATATAAAAAATAATTTTTATAACACAATTATTTCCCCATTTTTGGTCAAATCGGGTCCAGAGTGTGAAACTTTCACCTCGAAAAGAAGCCTAACGCCCTCCCAAAGGGCATGGTATGGTTGTTTTGATAAATAGAGCCAGAGAGACAATCTCTGAAAATGAACAAAGAGAAAGAGCGGCGAAATGGAAGAGCGGAATGTCTTACACATGGAAAAGAATCTTTCTCTTTGTTAAAATCAAATAACCATTTTTTTAACAAAACATCTTTTCGTTAAAATGGAAAACAACCAAAAAAGCGGAAATCAGAACCGAGATTCTGAGCAACGCAACAACCCTCAACAACAAGGTGACAAGTCGCAACAGGGACAAGGTCAAGGCCAAACCCAACGTCAAGACTCCGGCACTAAACAGCAGGAACAAAGACAACAAGGTGGGCAGACACAGCAGGGCGACCAAAGCCAACACCACCAACAGCGTAGCGGAGAAAGCGATGCTGATCGTGAGCTTCGTGAAGAGCAAAAACAACCTAATGATAGCCCAAGTCGCTAGCGATGGTTCATAGAAAAGGGGGGATTCCACGGAATTCCCCCTTTTCTATTTTTATCGTACCCTAAAAATCCGATATGAAGTATAGGTTTTGCCGAAGGCATCAGTCGTGCGAACAGTCAGTCGGTGCGTACCGGGTGGTAAATCTGTCGGTAATTTCCCCTGCCAAATGTGCGTCGAGACACTGGGCTTATCCATGCTCCAGCCAAAGATTTTGTCCAGTTTGGTGTCGTTGACGGTTGCTTCCAAATAGGCACTTTGTTGAAACATAAGCATATTTCCGGGGTCGCGCTGAGGAGTGAGCGCCAAAGGCGTCCAATTCGTTTGACCCGCCAATTGAAACTCTACCTTGGAGCGTGTCGAGCCCGCAAAAACATTGACCCGCAACTGCGTGGTATCTAGTTCTGTCTTGGACAGCTCATCGGACCAATAAATATTCATTTGATAGTCGTCTGGCCGACGAGCGGCTTTGAAGCGAATGGCATATTTGTTGCCGTCAAACGTCAAAATAGAATAGCCATTGGGCGTTCCGTCGTTCATCGTTGCGTGCGGAATACCCGTTTCATCTTTCAGGCCGCACCACCAACTTCCCGAAATCGTGGCATTGACAAAATGATGATGCGGAGCCGCGTTGGTCCAGCCGTATTTTTCATCCACCCAAAAATTAATCATGGTGTGTGTATGTCCCGACGTCGAAAACGTATGCGGGCGCTTTTCGATGAGCTGAAAGATTTCCTTTCGATTATCACAAATCACAATTGGAATGTGCATGAGCAAAACGACCAATTTGTCGTCGGGAACGTGGGCAAGGTAATTTTTAACAAACGCAATCTGCGCTTCCGTAAAATGGCCTTTGTATTTCCCGTCGGGGCCGAAATAAACGTTTTTGAGACCGATCAACGCCACTTGGCCTTCCTCAAAAGCGTAGGTGCTTGGGCCATAATAACGCTCGAATGTTTCATCACTGAACTGGTCATCAGAAGCCCCACGGTTAAAATCATGGTTACCGAAAATGTTGTACCAAGGCACCCCGATTTGCCCAATACTGCCGTTAATTTCCGCAAAAAGGTTGGGGTCATCAGCCACAATATCGCCCAATGAAATGCCAAAACGCGCCTTGGTTCCGATACATTCTTCGACCACGTCGCGCGTTACGTAATTGACCTCCGTCAAGCCTCTCGTTTGCGTGTCGCTGAACAACAGCACCGAAAATTGCGTTTCTAGCTTCTGCTTCCACAACGGAAAATCAATGGAAACGGGCAGCGCTCCCGTCGGCGCTACTCCCTCCGACTTGGTAGAGGGCGAGCCGTTGGGTTTATGCAAATAATAATGTTTCGGCAAGTTATCGCTCGTGAGCGGAATAGCATACTCGGCAGGTTTAATCACAAAAAAGCCCGTATCATCGCCCACGGGAAGCGCCCATTTACCGTTTTTATCGGTTTTTACCACTTCCTTCCCGTTGGAAACGCACACGTTGGCGATGCCCGGTTCGCCAGTCTCTTTTCGACTGTTTTTATTGAGGTCGTGGTAGACTGTGCCAGTGGCGGTGGTTTGGGCGAACGATTGGTGCGCCACAAACGCAAGCAGGAGGCTTAGAATAACGTTTTTCATTTTTAGATGCGTCAGAAATAGTAGGTAAAAGTGTTTTTTTAAGAATGCACTTTTGCCGTTTTATTTTTTCATCAACCAAATCTCCGTGACTTGTGAGCCGCGTTCTCCTTCGCCACAATTCCAAATAAATGTCACTTTTCCGTCGGCAGTAGCTTTTTGGGGAACGTCAAATTCGAAAATCGGCTGCTCGCCAGTTTGAAGAAAATCGTGGATAACAGACCCGTCGTCGGTGGTGAGTTTCATGCGTGAGCGAAAACGCCCCGTGTACGAAATCTTCATTCGGTACGACGACTGCGGGTCCAGTTCATTGTACGCGATTTTCAGCGGTTGGTCATAAAGGGTTTTTGCCTGCTTCATCCACACACGCGGCGTTATCTGTCCTTTAAAACCCGTGGCTTTGATTTCATCCACCCATTCTTCACCCACCAAACCTACCCCAAATCCAATGCGGGGAGATTGCAAACTGCCGGGGT encodes:
- a CDS encoding HpcH/HpaI aldolase family protein; its protein translation is MSTSITPTLLQKLKNGQNVYGTCITSTAPMWPAAIQRTGVDFVFIDTEHIPLDRAELAKMCQIFRALGITPIVRIPEPNPFLACQVIDGGALGVVAPYLESTAQIQELVGAVKFRPLKGEKLQNYLTGVEEMTPELKQYISNHNAANLCIANIESVPALERLDELLSVPGLDAVFIGPHDLSVSLGLPEEYDHPDFEAAVRSIIHQTRAKGLSIGIHFSLEPARQIQWMKEGANIVVHSFDVALFSQRLQHDLSIIKQAAGDSPNADTTTSLTV
- a CDS encoding Gfo/Idh/MocA family protein, with translation MEQIKWGMIGCGNVTEKKSGPAFSKVPNSSLVAVMGRSAEKAADYAQRHGVSKWYTNVDELINDPEVNAIYIATPPDVHLDYATRAMKAGKAVYVEKPMARNAAECEAMNQVSRETGVPLFVAYYRRTLPYFVKLKELIDQKVIGDIRLVTVQIHYNPYAEEIGEDARPRWRVDPAISGGGHFHDLASHQFDFLEYVLGPVKLAQGISRNQAGLYEADDITVANFEFESGVLGTGSWCYTLNPEQRIDESQLIGSKGKITFSFFERFTIKVETADGTDEYLIPYPEHVQQPLIETIVQQLRGEGQCPSTGETGARANALMDQITHQ
- the pafA gene encoding alkaline phosphatase PafA, whose protein sequence is MKKRYLITAIFLANVALMAQTQKKSPPTPPLARPKLVVGIVVDQMRYDYLYRFYDKYSEGGFKRLLNGGFNCRNNHYHYALTVTAAGHAAIYTGSIPAINGIVGNDWYDTYTDKSVYCVEDTTVKIVGSTNTSAGKMSPRNLLTSTVTDQLRIANNFRSKTIGVAIKDRGSILPAGHTATGAYWYDSKTGNWVTSTFYANELPKWASDFNARKLPAEYTKNGWKTLLPIESYIESTPDDQPYETKLAGAAKPVFPYELVGQAGSAFGAVTSTPWGNTMTKDMAIAALKGENLGKGKDTDFLAISFSTPDRIGHAFGPNSVEQEDIYLRLDLEFADLLSTLDAWVGKDNYTVFLSADHGAMDVPAFWQEHKLPAGLIDVNVLYATLKKALNDTFGDGKYIVGSENYQLYFNKSLLKEKKISQETAYQVVREALLPMPGIADVINLKSLHTADLNSYQLELYKNNVNVKRSGDVQIVVQSGWFAGDGIGTDHGTPHNYDTHVPFVLYGWGVKQGETLRRTTIADIAPTLSALLHILPPSGNVGNPVMEALR
- a CDS encoding purple acid phosphatase family protein, coding for MKSLSLCFMLACGLIAFVGNAQTHKPYTPTRFPDRLILGWQGNPATSQSVNWRTDSSVVGAVGAIHEADASPDFVKKATIVPAVTEKVLIEGKQILYHSVHFKDLKPDTKYSYRVGAGDEWSEWFHFKTAKDQPAPFSFFYFGDAQNDLRSLWSRAIRGAYSAFPSVQFMLHAGDLINNSNADWQWGEWFEAGGWITGMVPTLATPGNHEYFKDATGKARVSMHWRPSFVLPENGPDKLKETAYYFDYQGVRFISLDSQGALLDSTVMDAQAEWLVGVLSNNPNKWTVAVHHHPIYSTANGRNNDEWRVKMEPIYKKYNVDLVLQGHDHTYGRGLNMPLGQSRKYPDGPIYVVSVSGPKMYTIGLQDWMDRAASNTQLYQIISVDGNKLSYKSYTVTGELYDVFDLTKNAKGRNTLTDKSPTLAPERLALPETYLNRFTPEQIKEYENRFKEYKARKEGKK
- a CDS encoding FEKKY domain-containing protein, whose protein sequence is MHRLLTLILFLFFTSTYGQAVHTNLTISGNLKVIFGLSLQVPNEATIELLPNLKIVTTDSLGHFQFGGLSSGTYKLRVLDYNFKPEEFSFELKSESITELKIIVNADCEVNKKVAESDIKNGKPRLLLCGGIAPVFYSDQSKTEKKYKFEYFDFGCVSPPTECIIKYNEVIFDYFDKKYGRQWRGQVRKDIVGLK
- a CDS encoding zinc chelation protein SecC, whose translation is MDNDRIENNPSYKKFKKDLEGAEAIHNLAKFLSFFGLKNKELNEAFSTLPGMKKQLELLSKSPDKFNDHYAQRGWIAHESMNSDLMLTSIELADKGLIDVAEQELINYYSSDKIQWLIHQLKGVEAFSNRYNFFLLAYEDTLAERYHAVVPVLLMMIDGAVNDIDKGKGFFADKTNLTAWDSIAAHSSGLTALKEVFSDGRHKTTKEEITLPYRHGILHGRDLGYANKTVTAKCWAALFAIKDWAYAVKQGKKIPPLPEPELSFTESLSQLKNSLTDYAESKKRNDLVGKKVEAWKARQLNVGSDILEKGLSTDYKDFTPEQEAIRFAEYWTKGNFGAISKQVHQFSKTPVNEKIEAGKTRKIFEGKKLLDYKIVKVVDCSPAITEVTLATTIEHDNKQHNKEITLRFIYDGPKGEILIFGDTGGQWRFIENFFHQIQYIY